A single genomic interval of Streptomyces sp. NBC_00663 harbors:
- a CDS encoding sulfite exporter TauE/SafE family protein, with the protein MTALVLALLAGALVGLALGALGAGGSILTVPALIYLLGFSPAAAATGSLVIVIVTSVTALVAHARAGAVRWRAGLLFAAAGLLPAAGAGALAARLPAALLTLMFAALAALAAVRMLRRRTPRGAGSVSTGRAAAAGAGLGTVTGFLGVGGGFLAVPALVTVLAVPMSAAVGTSLLVIVANALVALAARAQSAVQLDWALIMPFLATAVLGAWDGRRLAAKVSPAALQRAFGTVLLTIALAMGVAVVR; encoded by the coding sequence ATGACCGCCCTCGTCCTGGCCCTGCTGGCCGGCGCCCTGGTCGGGCTCGCCCTCGGCGCGCTGGGCGCGGGCGGAAGCATCCTGACCGTCCCGGCGCTGATCTATCTGCTCGGTTTCAGCCCCGCCGCGGCGGCCACGGGCAGCCTGGTCATCGTGATCGTCACGTCGGTCACCGCCCTGGTGGCGCACGCCCGGGCGGGGGCGGTGCGCTGGCGGGCCGGGCTGCTGTTCGCGGCGGCCGGTCTGCTGCCCGCCGCGGGGGCCGGCGCCCTCGCCGCGCGGCTGCCCGCGGCCCTGCTGACGCTGATGTTCGCGGCGCTGGCCGCCCTGGCCGCCGTACGCATGCTGCGTCGTCGTACGCCACGCGGCGCCGGATCGGTGTCGACGGGACGGGCGGCGGCGGCCGGGGCCGGACTCGGCACGGTGACCGGGTTCCTCGGGGTCGGCGGCGGCTTTCTCGCCGTACCGGCGCTGGTGACCGTCCTGGCGGTGCCGATGAGCGCGGCGGTGGGGACCAGTCTGCTGGTCATCGTCGCCAACGCACTGGTGGCGCTCGCGGCCCGGGCCCAGTCGGCGGTCCAGCTGGACTGGGCGCTGATCATGCCGTTCCTGGCGACCGCCGTCCTGGGGGCGTGGGACGGCAGGCGGCTGGCGGCGAAGGTGTCCCCCGCGGCGCTCCAGCGGGCCTTCGGGACCGTACTGCTGACGATCGCGCTGGCCATGGGTGTCGCCGTGGTGCGGTGA
- a CDS encoding YhgE/Pip domain-containing protein produces the protein MTDADPQAPAPADPPDRAPAPAAPGARAATLLRRPKLWVVPTVLSGLLALLLSLLYMGGIVNPQGDLKDLPIALVNGDTGKPLPGQEQNLGTQIARSILADTSSDKADWRRLSRAEAQDELDSGKVYGALVIPADFTDSVAALTTTGAAQRPTITVLTNPGKGSLGSSLASQISTQAAHQASQTIGKQLVQAAPRATATDRLLLADPVNVAPQVGHPLGDHSGLGLTAFYYTLLLVLAGFMGGNVISNGVDTSLGYADNEIGPWHTRLPTVPISRTQTLLLKMAMTAGITLVTVSLVMLACVTLLGMDATHLPLLWIYSFCASLAVGIGVQAINAAFGGIGQLVSMFVFIVLGLPSSGATVPLQAVPGFYRFLSHFEPMRQLSDGVRAILYFDARGDAGLSRSWLMIAIGTAVGLLFGFAMTLYYDRKGHKRLTPQPA, from the coding sequence ATGACCGACGCCGACCCCCAGGCCCCTGCCCCGGCCGATCCCCCGGACCGTGCCCCCGCCCCCGCCGCTCCCGGGGCCCGCGCCGCCACCCTGCTGCGCCGCCCCAAGCTCTGGGTGGTCCCCACCGTCCTCAGCGGACTCCTTGCCCTGCTGCTGTCCCTGCTCTACATGGGCGGCATCGTCAACCCGCAGGGCGACCTGAAGGATCTGCCGATCGCGCTGGTCAACGGCGACACCGGCAAGCCGCTGCCCGGTCAGGAACAGAACCTGGGCACGCAGATCGCCCGGTCGATCCTCGCGGACACATCGAGCGACAAGGCGGACTGGCGGCGGCTGAGCCGGGCCGAGGCCCAGGACGAGCTGGACTCCGGCAAGGTCTACGGCGCCCTCGTCATCCCCGCCGACTTCACCGACTCGGTCGCCGCGCTCACCACCACCGGCGCCGCCCAACGGCCGACGATCACGGTGCTCACCAACCCCGGCAAGGGCAGCCTCGGTTCGTCCCTCGCCAGTCAGATCAGCACCCAGGCGGCGCATCAGGCCTCGCAGACCATCGGCAAGCAGCTCGTCCAGGCCGCCCCGCGGGCCACCGCCACGGACCGGCTGCTGCTCGCCGACCCGGTCAACGTCGCTCCCCAGGTCGGCCATCCCCTGGGCGACCACAGCGGCCTCGGCCTGACCGCGTTCTACTACACGCTGCTGCTGGTGCTGGCGGGTTTCATGGGCGGCAACGTCATCAGCAACGGTGTCGACACCTCGCTCGGCTACGCCGACAACGAGATCGGCCCCTGGCACACCCGGCTGCCCACCGTGCCGATCAGCCGCACCCAGACGCTGCTGCTGAAGATGGCGATGACCGCGGGCATCACCCTCGTCACCGTCTCCCTGGTGATGCTGGCCTGCGTCACCCTGCTCGGCATGGACGCGACCCATCTGCCACTGCTGTGGATCTACTCGTTCTGCGCGTCACTGGCCGTCGGCATCGGTGTGCAGGCCATCAACGCGGCGTTCGGCGGCATCGGCCAGCTGGTGTCCATGTTCGTGTTCATCGTCCTGGGCCTGCCGTCCTCGGGCGCCACCGTCCCGCTCCAGGCGGTCCCCGGCTTCTACCGGTTCCTGTCCCACTTCGAACCCATGCGCCAGCTCAGCGACGGCGTCCGCGCGATCCTCTACTTCGACGCCCGCGGCGACGCGGGCCTGAGCCGCTCCTGGCTGATGATCGCGATCGGCACCGCCGTGGGGCTGCTGTTCGGGTTCGCGATGACCCTCTACTACGACCGCAAGGGCCACAAGCGCCTGACGCCACAGCCCGCGTGA
- a CDS encoding rhodanese-like domain-containing protein produces the protein MTTPVTVAPARLAEFTVVDVRTPGEFAGGHVPGAYNIPLDRLDEAASALRTAAARGPLLIVCASGARSAKGCDRLGTLGIEALSLEGGTGAWAAAGHPVERPAGARTPWPMDRQVRLTAGSLVVAGFAAGLARPSAHWLSGLVGAGLVFSAVTNTCAMAALLARLPHNRPGAGAVPFEETLLRLAG, from the coding sequence ATGACCACCCCCGTCACCGTGGCCCCCGCCCGGCTCGCCGAGTTCACCGTCGTCGACGTGCGCACGCCCGGCGAGTTCGCCGGCGGCCATGTCCCCGGCGCGTACAACATCCCGCTGGACCGGCTCGACGAGGCCGCGAGCGCGCTCCGGACGGCCGCGGCGCGCGGCCCGCTGCTGATCGTGTGCGCCTCCGGGGCCCGCTCCGCCAAGGGCTGCGACCGGCTCGGGACGCTCGGTATCGAGGCGCTCTCGCTGGAGGGCGGCACCGGCGCCTGGGCCGCCGCCGGCCACCCGGTCGAGCGGCCGGCCGGGGCCCGCACGCCCTGGCCGATGGACCGCCAGGTCCGGCTCACCGCGGGTTCGCTGGTCGTGGCGGGCTTCGCCGCGGGGCTGGCCCGGCCGTCCGCGCACTGGCTGTCCGGTCTGGTCGGCGCCGGGCTGGTGTTCTCCGCCGTGACCAACACCTGCGCCATGGCGGCCCTCCTGGCCAGGCTTCCGCACAACCGGCCGGGTGCGGGCGCGGTGCCGTTCGAGGAGACGCTGCTGCGCCTGGCCGGGTGA
- a CDS encoding DUF779 domain-containing protein, translating to MDEEIPRVELTPAAADLLRRLREAHGPLMFHQSGGCCDGSAPMCYPEGEFRTGGSDVLLAELEVEGVEEPVTFWMSRSQYALWSHTRLIVDVVEGRGSGFSLEAPEGVRFLIRSRLVAP from the coding sequence ATGGATGAGGAGATCCCGCGCGTCGAGCTCACCCCCGCCGCCGCCGACCTGCTGCGCCGGCTGCGCGAGGCGCACGGCCCGCTGATGTTCCACCAGTCCGGCGGCTGCTGCGACGGCAGCGCCCCGATGTGCTACCCGGAGGGCGAGTTCCGCACCGGCGGCTCCGACGTACTGCTCGCGGAGCTGGAGGTGGAGGGCGTCGAGGAGCCGGTGACGTTCTGGATGTCCCGCAGCCAGTACGCCCTCTGGAGCCACACCCGCCTCATCGTGGACGTCGTCGAGGGCCGCGGCAGCGGCTTCTCCCTGGAGGCGCCCGAGGGCGTACGTTTCCTCATCCGTTCGCGCCTGGTCGCCCCCTAG
- a CDS encoding SRPBCC domain-containing protein yields MYATRMSGQVKADRAAVYRMLVDADALAKWRVPDGMSCEVHTFEAREGGAFRISLTYDVATGTGKSGSHTDTYHGRFLRLVPDELVVEEFEFETGDPGLRGTMTMTTTLTEVDGGTEVVVLHEGIPDAVPADQNAEGTRMALANLARLVEG; encoded by the coding sequence ATGTACGCGACGCGGATGTCAGGGCAGGTGAAGGCGGACCGCGCGGCCGTCTACCGGATGCTGGTGGACGCCGACGCGCTCGCGAAGTGGCGGGTGCCCGACGGGATGAGCTGCGAGGTGCACACCTTCGAGGCCCGTGAGGGAGGCGCGTTCCGGATCTCGCTCACCTACGACGTGGCGACCGGCACCGGCAAGTCCGGCTCGCACACCGACACGTACCACGGCAGGTTCCTCAGGCTGGTGCCGGACGAACTGGTCGTCGAGGAGTTCGAGTTCGAGACCGGGGACCCCGGACTGCGCGGCACGATGACCATGACGACCACGCTCACCGAGGTGGACGGCGGCACGGAGGTCGTCGTCCTGCACGAGGGCATTCCCGACGCCGTGCCCGCCGACCAGAACGCGGAGGGCACACGGATGGCGCTGGCCAACCTCGCCCGGCTGGTCGAGGGCTGA
- a CDS encoding metal-sensitive transcriptional regulator has product MQLDMSAEELRSALNRLRRAQGQLAGVIRMLEEGRDCEDVITQLAAVSRALDRAGFSIIATGLEQCMTSEDPEVRNSAQMRSRLEKLFLSLA; this is encoded by the coding sequence GTGCAGCTCGACATGTCCGCCGAGGAACTGAGGTCGGCGCTCAACCGGCTCCGCCGCGCCCAGGGCCAGTTGGCCGGGGTCATCCGCATGCTTGAGGAGGGGCGGGACTGCGAGGACGTCATCACCCAGCTCGCGGCGGTCTCCCGGGCCCTGGACCGGGCCGGGTTCTCGATCATCGCGACCGGCCTGGAGCAGTGCATGACCAGCGAGGACCCCGAGGTGCGCAACTCCGCGCAGATGCGGTCCCGGCTGGAGAAGCTCTTTCTCTCACTGGCCTGA